A region from the Rheinheimera mangrovi genome encodes:
- a CDS encoding sensor histidine kinase, translated as MPSIEKLREKVLELTFERDSALLHVRLNQLLQKGLDAILSSDTLEDTFSKFFGVMAEGVQFDCAVLLRLEETRFTMLAKQNAPLWPDQAELGSCTLMNALCGRHSVAVFNLMLLPGWGESVSQWWPQIHSALFQCIQTREQQFLLILGSGSVAAFGPSEEKIMGQFISFVASTIASVENKKLYIASQSLKERQQRIEQSLLQSEKMASLGQLAAGVAHELNNPIGFLLSNIHMFQTYLSIFKALLNNYRLLEDVTQSETVKQQAKKDLELLYQKEDVAFLLEDSDMLISDSLEGAIRVRDIVQSLRRFSHPDTDQIELVDLNESIESTIKIISGELKHSLRLNKQLYSGSLYVMGKSNQIGQVFLNIMMNARQAITHDHGELKISSGLQDNEAWVAIEDNGTGIEPQHINRLFEPFFTTKDVGKGTGLGLSLCHSIMLQHSGRIEVLSEPGLFSRFTLYFPLAG; from the coding sequence ATGCCCAGTATTGAAAAATTGCGGGAAAAAGTACTGGAGCTGACCTTTGAGCGGGACAGTGCCTTGTTGCATGTCAGGTTGAATCAACTGCTGCAAAAAGGACTGGATGCCATTTTAAGTTCGGATACGCTGGAAGATACGTTCAGCAAATTTTTTGGTGTGATGGCCGAGGGCGTACAGTTTGACTGTGCAGTGTTATTACGTCTGGAAGAGACACGCTTTACGATGTTGGCTAAGCAAAATGCGCCGCTATGGCCCGATCAGGCCGAGTTGGGGAGTTGCACTTTAATGAATGCCTTGTGTGGCAGGCATTCTGTCGCTGTGTTTAATCTGATGCTATTGCCCGGATGGGGTGAGTCTGTCAGTCAGTGGTGGCCTCAAATCCATTCTGCTTTGTTTCAGTGCATTCAAACCCGTGAGCAACAGTTTTTATTGATACTGGGGTCTGGCTCTGTGGCTGCTTTTGGGCCTTCTGAAGAAAAGATCATGGGACAATTTATCAGCTTCGTCGCCAGTACTATTGCCAGTGTGGAAAACAAAAAGCTCTATATAGCATCACAGTCACTAAAAGAGCGGCAGCAACGAATAGAACAAAGCTTGCTTCAGTCGGAGAAAATGGCGTCATTGGGTCAGTTAGCTGCCGGTGTGGCGCATGAGCTGAATAATCCAATAGGGTTTTTGCTCAGTAATATTCATATGTTTCAAACCTACTTATCTATTTTTAAGGCATTGCTGAATAACTACCGCTTGCTTGAAGATGTCACGCAAAGTGAAACCGTGAAACAACAAGCTAAAAAAGATCTTGAGTTATTGTATCAAAAGGAAGACGTGGCTTTTTTGCTTGAAGACAGCGATATGCTGATTTCTGACTCGCTTGAAGGTGCGATCAGGGTCCGGGATATAGTGCAGAGCCTGCGGCGTTTTTCGCATCCGGATACGGATCAGATAGAACTGGTAGATCTGAATGAAAGTATTGAATCGACCATTAAAATCATCAGTGGTGAGCTCAAACATTCGTTGCGTCTGAACAAACAGCTGTACTCAGGCTCTTTGTATGTGATGGGAAAATCCAATCAGATTGGTCAGGTGTTTCTGAACATTATGATGAATGCCAGACAAGCCATTACTCACGATCACGGCGAACTGAAAATTAGCTCAGGCCTGCAGGATAATGAGGCCTGGGTCGCGATTGAAGACAACGGCACAGGAATTGAACCTCAGCACATCAACAGATTATTTGAACCCTTTTTTACTACCAAGGACGTAGGCAAAGGCACAGGCCTTGGCTTGTCATTGTGCCACAGTATTATGTTGCAGCACAGCGGCCGTATTGAAGTGCTGAGTGAGCCAGGATTATTCAGTCGCTTCACCTTGTATTTTCCACTGGCAGGATAG
- a CDS encoding sensor histidine kinase → MIDEQLASQLIRQLPIGACLLTPDYTIVLWNDFFAERLQMPVEQTLGRNLLELFPDQARFLKRKLDSVFILKNTSFSYWEQRPHIFRFKSSRPVTGQEELMYQNMEIVPIFNDEGQISHLFLAITDATTTASYSIALRQAHRQLEDEHKAQAELIRKLEEAQNQLLQAEKMASIGQLAAGVAHEINNPIGFVSSNLETLQHYCQTLIQALDFAGQLLAKHPAAELAADYQQYNTNHNLDFLLRDMPELITESLEGTGRVMSIVKSLREFSHVDTSQWKETNLIDGMESTLRIINNELKYKATIHKDYQEQMPLVYCQSMQINQVFMNLLLNAVQAMDQPGDIYIRISTAGDFARISIRDTGTGIAPQHITKVFEPFFTTKPVGAGTGLGLSLSYSIIQKHQGKLSVTSPAGQGAEFVIQLPLSAIPEE, encoded by the coding sequence ATGATAGATGAACAACTGGCTTCACAACTGATCAGACAGCTGCCGATAGGCGCATGCCTGCTAACACCTGATTACACCATAGTGTTATGGAACGATTTTTTTGCTGAGCGTTTGCAAATGCCCGTAGAACAGACGCTAGGCCGCAACCTATTGGAGCTTTTTCCTGATCAGGCCAGATTTCTTAAACGCAAACTAGATTCGGTATTTATACTGAAAAACACCAGCTTTAGTTACTGGGAACAACGTCCGCATATCTTCCGATTTAAAAGTTCACGACCTGTCACAGGGCAAGAAGAACTGATGTACCAGAATATGGAAATAGTGCCTATTTTCAACGATGAAGGTCAGATCAGCCACTTGTTTCTTGCCATTACAGATGCCACCACCACAGCGTCCTATTCCATTGCACTCAGACAAGCGCACAGGCAATTGGAAGATGAGCACAAGGCGCAGGCCGAACTAATCCGTAAACTGGAAGAAGCACAGAATCAATTGCTGCAGGCAGAAAAAATGGCGTCGATAGGACAGCTGGCTGCCGGGGTGGCTCATGAAATTAATAACCCCATTGGCTTTGTATCGTCAAATCTGGAAACCTTGCAGCATTATTGCCAGACCCTGATACAGGCGCTGGACTTCGCCGGACAGTTGCTGGCCAAACATCCTGCGGCCGAATTAGCCGCAGACTATCAACAGTACAACACCAATCATAATCTCGATTTTTTACTCCGGGATATGCCGGAACTTATCACTGAATCACTGGAGGGCACGGGCAGAGTCATGTCTATCGTCAAAAGTCTGAGGGAGTTTTCTCATGTCGACACTTCACAGTGGAAAGAAACCAACCTGATAGATGGCATGGAAAGCACACTGCGCATTATCAATAACGAACTGAAATACAAAGCCACTATTCACAAAGACTACCAAGAGCAAATGCCGTTGGTGTATTGCCAGTCGATGCAAATCAACCAGGTTTTTATGAATTTACTGCTTAACGCGGTTCAGGCGATGGACCAGCCAGGTGATATTTATATCCGGATAAGCACAGCAGGAGATTTCGCCAGGATCAGCATACGTGATACTGGAACAGGTATAGCACCACAGCATATAACTAAAGTATTTGAGCCATTTTTCACCACAAAACCGGTCGGAGCAGGCACTGGACTGGGGCTGTCATTGTCCTACAGTATTATTCAAAAGCATCAGGGCAAATTGAGTGTCACCAGCCCTGCAGGGCAAGGCGCAGAGTTTGTGATCCAATTGCCCTTGTCAGCAATCCCAGAGGAGTAA
- a CDS encoding chemotaxis protein CheC gives MSGQFLSEEQRDALQEVLNISMGQAADVLARLIQTQVQLSIPSVKQSSRQDFIGCLKQPVQQHLAQQSFLGELSGEMISLMTDNGNEAIARLMHYDIPLPEQDRQELLLELTNILAGACLHGLISQLNFKIQLAAPVLFNPASLCSEQLNWQQALLMEVQFQIPETSFHARILICLKQDSLYPLMHHLDMLLQ, from the coding sequence ATGAGCGGGCAATTTTTGTCTGAAGAACAGCGGGATGCATTACAGGAAGTGCTGAACATCTCAATGGGTCAAGCAGCTGACGTACTGGCTCGACTGATCCAGACACAGGTGCAATTATCTATTCCATCGGTAAAGCAAAGCAGTCGTCAGGACTTTATCGGATGTTTAAAGCAGCCGGTTCAACAGCATTTGGCGCAACAATCCTTTTTGGGTGAGTTGAGTGGCGAAATGATTTCACTGATGACCGACAATGGCAACGAAGCTATAGCCAGACTGATGCACTACGATATACCTCTGCCAGAACAAGATCGGCAAGAGTTGCTACTTGAACTCACCAATATACTGGCCGGAGCTTGCCTGCACGGTTTGATCTCTCAGCTGAATTTTAAAATCCAGTTGGCAGCACCTGTGCTGTTCAACCCCGCCTCACTTTGTAGTGAACAATTAAACTGGCAGCAGGCTTTATTGATGGAGGTTCAGTTTCAAATACCGGAAACCAGTTTCCACGCCCGGATCCTTATTTGCCTGAAACAGGATTCACTGTATCCATTAATGCACCACTTAGATATGCTATTACAATGA
- a CDS encoding response regulator, translating into MPIPITIADDSALSRKTIRRALPVQWDVSICEAANGKEAITAVENGLAEVLFLDLQMPEMDGYQVLTYLKQHHEKAVVIVISADIQTQAQALVSALGAFRFLKKPLDPLLLASTLKELGLL; encoded by the coding sequence ATGCCTATTCCTATCACTATAGCGGACGATTCAGCGCTGTCCCGCAAAACCATTCGACGGGCATTGCCTGTGCAATGGGATGTCAGCATTTGCGAAGCCGCAAACGGTAAAGAAGCGATCACAGCGGTTGAAAATGGCCTGGCTGAAGTGTTGTTTTTGGATTTGCAAATGCCGGAAATGGATGGTTATCAGGTGCTGACCTACTTAAAACAGCATCATGAAAAAGCTGTGGTCATCGTCATTAGTGCAGATATTCAAACACAGGCGCAAGCATTGGTCAGCGCTTTAGGCGCCTTTCGTTTTCTGAAAAAACCGCTGGACCCCCTTTTGCTTGCAAGCACACTTAAAGAGCTTGGGCTGCTATGA
- a CDS encoding polysaccharide pyruvyl transferase family protein translates to MSESKALLVEIKGVQFRNKGAYLMLLACLQGLKTLNNTELVLSPGPNLPYRERALLGAWQKVSFRRKALDLTPWFGKLPGSMRNLMKRYGMVTERDVDVILEASGFAYGDQWPLKFLQNTAREVKRFKEAGKPFVFMPQAFGPFTSDESKAAMRDIIHSAALIYVRDPVSFSHLQSCEANLPDTVKLTPDFTVGLKGHSTTALPEIEGKFAALIPNSKVVSKFNHANAEAERTNYVEAFAAAANQLVELGYAVVLVNHEGKEDQLLCQEISRLAPCEIIQIEDPLAVKAFIGQSSVAISSRFHGAINALSQGVPCIATSWSHKYHAMMSDFGMADYCLEKLSAVSLTQKVSQLLAEQEEIAPRLAENAAKLKQKNQTMWQGLYKTLDKYLGR, encoded by the coding sequence ATGTCTGAATCAAAAGCCTTATTAGTCGAAATCAAAGGCGTGCAGTTCCGCAATAAAGGCGCCTACCTGATGCTGCTGGCCTGTTTGCAGGGCTTAAAAACCTTAAACAACACTGAGCTGGTGTTATCGCCTGGCCCTAACCTGCCCTACCGTGAGCGTGCATTATTAGGCGCATGGCAAAAAGTTTCATTCCGTCGTAAAGCTTTGGATTTAACGCCATGGTTTGGCAAATTACCAGGATCAATGCGTAACCTGATGAAACGCTACGGCATGGTGACAGAGCGTGATGTTGACGTCATTTTAGAAGCCAGCGGTTTTGCTTATGGCGATCAGTGGCCTTTAAAGTTTCTGCAAAATACCGCCCGTGAAGTAAAACGTTTTAAAGAAGCAGGCAAACCTTTTGTCTTTATGCCTCAAGCCTTTGGGCCTTTTACCAGTGACGAAAGCAAAGCCGCTATGCGCGATATCATCCACAGCGCAGCTCTGATTTATGTGCGCGACCCGGTGTCCTTCAGCCATTTACAAAGCTGCGAAGCCAATCTGCCGGATACAGTGAAGTTAACGCCTGACTTTACCGTCGGCTTAAAAGGCCACAGCACCACAGCCCTGCCTGAAATTGAAGGCAAATTTGCGGCTTTAATTCCAAACAGCAAAGTGGTGTCCAAGTTTAATCACGCCAATGCGGAAGCCGAACGCACCAACTATGTCGAAGCTTTTGCTGCTGCAGCCAATCAGCTGGTGGAATTAGGTTACGCTGTAGTGCTGGTGAATCACGAAGGTAAAGAAGATCAGCTGTTGTGTCAGGAAATTTCCCGCTTAGCGCCTTGTGAAATTATTCAGATTGAAGACCCACTGGCCGTTAAAGCCTTTATCGGCCAAAGCTCTGTGGCTATCAGCTCGCGTTTCCACGGTGCTATTAATGCGCTGAGTCAGGGTGTGCCTTGTATCGCCACCAGCTGGAGCCACAAGTATCACGCCATGATGTCTGATTTTGGTATGGCGGATTATTGCCTGGAAAAACTCTCTGCCGTAAGTCTGACGCAAAAAGTCAGTCAGTTACTGGCTGAACAGGAAGAAATCGCGCCTCGTCTGGCAGAAAACGCCGCTAAACTGAAGCAGAAAAACCAAACCATGTGGCAAGGTTTATATAAAACTCTGGATAAATACTTAGGCCGTTAA
- a CDS encoding nitroreductase family protein, translated as MKKQLQQIRQKLDKVLLPYAAKSRLAATLYYAFFNPHFRREQHATAAGRHHYHLHEESSSIATVILRRNIHRLEKGLSMVPRKSLFALDYIDETLTALQNLLADHQALDLVLLKYCHDVMDSYFSVTQWPEGASQPVTFAALKAQITPRLAQSRPSAPAPYEQRPRADISYEQFLILCQQRCSVRTFLPQSVPKTVLEQAVAAAAQAPSACNRQPFRYIAATEGEMLNKLANLPMGTVGYANGIPALLAVVGDLSAYPFERDRHVIYIDASLSNMQLMLALETMGLASCSINWPDIENYEAKIGRLLKLQPFERVVMLIAVGYPDPQALIPHSEKKTATELLTYV; from the coding sequence ATGAAAAAACAACTCCAACAAATCAGGCAAAAGCTCGACAAGGTCTTGTTACCTTATGCAGCCAAAAGCCGTCTGGCGGCAACGCTGTATTACGCATTTTTTAACCCGCATTTTCGCCGTGAGCAACATGCCACAGCGGCGGGCCGGCATCATTATCATCTGCATGAAGAAAGCAGTAGTATAGCGACCGTTATTTTACGCAGGAATATTCACAGGCTGGAAAAAGGTTTAAGCATGGTGCCACGCAAATCCTTGTTTGCGCTGGACTATATTGACGAAACTTTAACTGCATTGCAAAACCTGCTGGCCGATCATCAGGCGTTAGATTTAGTGCTGCTGAAATATTGCCACGATGTGATGGATAGCTACTTTTCTGTCACCCAATGGCCAGAAGGAGCCAGTCAACCTGTCACTTTCGCTGCATTAAAAGCCCAGATCACCCCACGTTTAGCACAAAGCCGCCCTTCTGCACCAGCTCCTTACGAACAAAGACCTCGCGCTGACATCAGCTACGAGCAGTTTTTAATCTTGTGCCAGCAGCGTTGTTCAGTCCGTACTTTTTTACCTCAGAGCGTACCTAAAACCGTTCTGGAACAAGCGGTTGCTGCTGCAGCTCAGGCGCCAAGTGCCTGTAATCGTCAACCGTTTCGTTATATTGCAGCCACAGAAGGCGAGATGCTGAATAAGTTAGCCAACTTGCCTATGGGCACAGTAGGTTATGCCAATGGCATTCCTGCCCTGCTTGCTGTGGTCGGAGATTTAAGTGCTTATCCTTTTGAGCGCGACCGCCACGTGATTTATATCGACGCCAGCTTATCCAATATGCAACTGATGCTGGCTTTGGAAACCATGGGCCTGGCCTCTTGCTCTATCAACTGGCCTGATATCGAAAACTACGAAGCCAAAATTGGCCGCTTACTGAAATTACAACCTTTCGAACGAGTCGTGATGCTGATTGCTGTGGGTTACCCTGATCCGCAGGCGTTGATCCCTCACTCCGAGAAGAAAACCGCTACGGAGTTATTAACTTATGTCTGA
- a CDS encoding flippase — translation MVKFLVKVAKAKAVALLGERIVKLAAGALITIIVARMLGPEATGYYSIVMTWSAFLAPLANLGLNNQVQKSVQHAVNAHTGQLILFTATWMRLVVGFVFAALMFIGFSWYLPAEFEPYQLGAAVLFVGQLFNAFILFEYHQNYLGHFRTLAYSKLGLGVLGLIAKLAALWYGLGIGALFWIVGLEFAAVGVLQYQIYKGHNKESGRLTPAWFNWQQGKELLRRSSWLWVSGILSVVYLRIDLIMIERMIDIEAAGVYTAVSRISELWYVIPATLAVRYYPELLKSHQVSWSGYLLLLRRYTSYFFAMALAIAVVIFIVAPPLVPLIFGEEFKAGISVLQIHIWAGVFIFIRYLIGQHLIITGQEPLSLASHGIGAVLNVLLNWWLIPIMGIDGAAWATLISYAYASFFFLFFSGRTRRQLWQLIKVKTSGVVVDKETV, via the coding sequence GTGGTTAAGTTTTTAGTCAAAGTCGCCAAAGCCAAAGCCGTTGCTTTATTAGGTGAACGTATAGTCAAGCTGGCGGCTGGCGCGTTAATTACTATTATTGTCGCGCGGATGCTGGGTCCTGAAGCTACAGGTTATTACTCTATCGTGATGACCTGGAGTGCATTTTTAGCACCGCTAGCCAATTTAGGCTTAAATAATCAGGTACAGAAATCGGTACAACACGCCGTTAATGCACATACAGGCCAGTTGATTTTATTTACTGCAACCTGGATGAGGTTGGTTGTAGGTTTTGTGTTTGCGGCTCTGATGTTTATCGGTTTTAGCTGGTATTTACCCGCTGAATTTGAACCTTATCAGTTGGGCGCCGCAGTGCTTTTTGTGGGTCAGCTATTTAACGCTTTTATTTTATTTGAATACCACCAGAACTATTTAGGCCATTTCCGAACCCTTGCCTACAGTAAGCTGGGATTAGGTGTTTTAGGCCTGATCGCCAAGTTGGCAGCACTTTGGTATGGCCTTGGCATTGGTGCTTTGTTCTGGATAGTAGGTCTGGAATTTGCAGCCGTAGGTGTATTGCAATACCAGATTTATAAAGGCCATAACAAAGAATCTGGCCGCCTGACTCCAGCCTGGTTTAACTGGCAGCAAGGCAAAGAGCTATTACGTCGCTCCAGCTGGTTATGGGTTTCAGGTATTTTATCTGTAGTTTATCTGCGTATCGATTTAATTATGATTGAACGTATGATTGATATAGAAGCCGCCGGGGTTTATACAGCGGTCAGCCGAATTTCAGAGCTGTGGTATGTCATACCAGCGACATTAGCAGTGCGGTATTATCCTGAGTTACTGAAAAGTCATCAGGTGAGTTGGTCTGGTTATTTGTTGCTGCTGCGAAGATACACCAGTTACTTTTTTGCGATGGCACTTGCCATAGCAGTAGTTATATTTATCGTCGCACCGCCTCTGGTACCACTGATCTTTGGTGAAGAATTTAAAGCAGGTATTTCAGTACTGCAAATCCATATCTGGGCCGGTGTGTTTATTTTTATCCGGTATTTGATAGGACAACATTTAATTATTACCGGTCAGGAGCCTTTATCTCTGGCCAGTCATGGCATAGGTGCAGTGCTGAACGTACTGCTGAACTGGTGGCTCATCCCTATTATGGGCATTGATGGTGCAGCCTGGGCGACACTAATTTCTTATGCATACGCTTCATTTTTCTTTTTATTTTTTTCCGGAAGAACCCGTCGTCAGTTATGGCAACTAATCAAGGTTAAAACTTCTGGAGTGGTGGTAGACAAAGAGACGGTATGA
- the wecA gene encoding UDP-N-acetylglucosamine--undecaprenyl-phosphate N-acetylglucosaminephosphotransferase — translation MTEHLQLFITTFVLTLTAIFILIPLSVKVGLVDKPAGRKQHTGSVPLIGGISIFTGVGLTLAWFGLPEDIHYYYLLCGGTIVILGVFDDFMDLSVKLRLCVQLLIGSAMVYGLQLHLGNLGNLFSLGDVTLGYIGIPVTLIAVIAAINAFNMIDGIDGLAGMLSGVTFVSVTLMMGMGGQLEHAVLPMVLVFALIPYLLFNLDVVGKGKGKIFMGDAGSMLIGLTVIWLLIIGTQSDTASFRPVTALWVIAVPLMDMVAIMLRRIRKGQSPFLADREHLHHIFLRLGLNSRQALVVISSFSCMLATLGVIGEYLMVPDLIMLLLFLIVFSVYSYTLQHIWRITRAIKRYKAKRRG, via the coding sequence ATGACCGAACATTTGCAGCTGTTTATTACCACTTTTGTTCTTACCCTGACTGCCATTTTTATTCTGATCCCCTTGTCTGTCAAAGTGGGATTAGTGGACAAACCTGCTGGCCGCAAACAGCACACAGGATCTGTGCCATTAATAGGTGGTATTTCCATATTTACCGGCGTTGGCCTGACATTGGCCTGGTTTGGTTTACCCGAAGATATTCATTATTACTACCTGCTGTGTGGCGGCACTATTGTCATTCTGGGTGTATTTGATGACTTTATGGACTTAAGTGTCAAATTACGGCTTTGTGTCCAACTGCTGATAGGTTCTGCCATGGTGTACGGCCTGCAACTGCATTTGGGTAATTTAGGTAACTTATTTTCACTGGGCGATGTCACTTTAGGCTACATAGGTATACCTGTGACCCTGATTGCTGTTATTGCCGCCATTAACGCTTTTAATATGATTGATGGCATAGATGGTCTGGCAGGCATGCTCAGTGGTGTCACTTTTGTCTCTGTGACCCTGATGATGGGCATGGGAGGACAGCTGGAACACGCGGTTTTGCCTATGGTGTTGGTGTTTGCACTTATTCCTTATTTGCTGTTTAACCTGGACGTAGTGGGAAAAGGCAAAGGCAAAATTTTTATGGGTGACGCCGGCAGCATGCTAATTGGCTTAACCGTGATTTGGTTGTTAATCATCGGCACCCAAAGCGACACAGCCAGCTTCCGTCCTGTCACCGCATTATGGGTGATTGCAGTACCACTGATGGATATGGTGGCTATTATGCTGCGCCGTATCCGTAAAGGTCAGTCACCCTTTTTAGCAGACCGTGAACATTTACATCATATCTTCCTGCGTCTTGGCTTAAATTCCCGTCAGGCGCTGGTGGTGATCAGTAGCTTTTCCTGCATGCTCGCCACTCTCGGCGTCATTGGTGAGTACCTGATGGTGCCTGATTTAATTATGTTGCTGTTATTCCTAATAGTATTCAGTGTTTATTCATACACTTTGCAGCATATTTGGCGTATCACCCGTGCAATCAAACGTTACAAAGCGAAACGACGTGGTTAA
- a CDS encoding glycosyltransferase family 4 protein produces MTKAVLIITNMGPKPSAPFQGQFVKNQMLALQKRQALAYFYMSWHNDSLLNRLLKYPVLFFQFFWSYILSFKSFDIIHVHFFYPTIWLALLYKYLRKPSVKIVVTCHGSDIYHYQPFNALYRWCCGYVEQWIFTSEKLQSRAFSIKPRAEVLSAGIAQVYADAKQLTRAEKDIDLLYVGGLDKNKGMDRLIALLPQLKDKKVCVIGAGPYLTQFQLLMKDYPNLQLEAGRSAEQLKEFYQRSKCFLSLSRNESFGLVMTEAMACYTPVIATLTDGSAEQLGADSFWVLDQTDEQVLQQHLLKKIQQLLSLSDSDYTALQQSGHQHAKECLVDDVAAKIQQLYQALVPEQ; encoded by the coding sequence GTGACCAAAGCAGTATTGATTATCACCAATATGGGGCCTAAGCCCTCTGCACCTTTTCAGGGACAGTTTGTTAAAAATCAGATGCTGGCGCTTCAGAAACGCCAGGCCTTGGCTTATTTCTATATGAGCTGGCATAACGACAGTCTGTTAAATCGTTTGCTGAAATACCCTGTGCTGTTTTTCCAATTTTTCTGGTCTTATATTCTGAGCTTTAAAAGCTTCGATATTATTCATGTGCACTTTTTTTATCCGACCATCTGGCTGGCTTTACTTTATAAATACTTGCGCAAACCTTCAGTAAAAATAGTGGTCACTTGTCATGGCAGCGACATCTACCATTATCAGCCTTTTAATGCGTTGTATCGTTGGTGTTGTGGCTATGTGGAGCAGTGGATTTTTACCAGTGAGAAACTTCAGAGCAGAGCTTTTAGCATTAAACCAAGAGCAGAAGTGTTATCCGCTGGCATTGCGCAGGTCTATGCCGATGCTAAACAGTTAACCCGAGCAGAAAAAGACATCGACCTGCTGTATGTTGGCGGCTTGGATAAAAACAAAGGCATGGACAGATTAATAGCCCTGCTGCCACAACTAAAAGACAAAAAAGTCTGTGTGATTGGTGCCGGCCCTTACCTGACACAGTTTCAGTTACTGATGAAAGATTATCCGAATTTACAACTTGAAGCAGGCCGGAGTGCAGAGCAGTTAAAAGAGTTTTATCAGCGCAGCAAATGTTTTTTAAGCTTGTCGCGTAATGAATCCTTTGGTTTGGTGATGACCGAAGCTATGGCATGCTACACCCCTGTTATTGCTACCTTAACTGACGGCTCCGCAGAGCAGTTGGGGGCTGACTCTTTTTGGGTGTTAGATCAGACAGATGAGCAGGTTTTGCAACAGCATTTGCTGAAAAAAATTCAGCAGCTATTAAGTTTGTCAGACTCAGACTACACAGCATTGCAGCAGTCGGGTCATCAGCACGCAAAAGAATGTCTGGTGGACGATGTCGCAGCAAAAATACAACAACTGTACCAGGCTCTGGTGCCTGAACAATGA
- a CDS encoding WecB/TagA/CpsF family glycosyltransferase has translation MAIQPEVVPVGGIEVMAFSNMAALVNYVIQDDGTVFSGSAIAMNPEKVIAASKNPELMAILSKADIRYADGMGVVKVMRRKLGRKVERIPGCELWQALMAKAAITKTPVFLVGAKPQVMAETVEKLTAMGVNVVDSQDGYFKDENELISRIAQSGARIVTVAMGSPKQELFIGKCQQQLPDAYYMGVGGTYDVFTGHVQRAPALWCKLHLEWAYRLLSQPSRIGRQSNLLTYAWLYLTNKL, from the coding sequence ATGGCAATACAACCTGAAGTGGTACCTGTAGGTGGCATTGAGGTCATGGCGTTCAGCAACATGGCTGCGCTGGTCAATTATGTGATTCAGGATGATGGTACTGTCTTTTCCGGTTCTGCTATAGCGATGAACCCTGAGAAGGTGATCGCCGCCAGTAAAAATCCAGAGCTGATGGCTATTCTGAGCAAAGCCGATATTCGTTATGCCGATGGTATGGGTGTGGTGAAAGTAATGCGGCGTAAATTAGGCCGCAAAGTGGAACGTATTCCGGGTTGTGAGTTGTGGCAGGCATTAATGGCAAAGGCCGCAATCACTAAAACTCCAGTGTTTTTAGTGGGAGCCAAACCGCAGGTGATGGCCGAAACAGTGGAAAAACTGACGGCCATGGGGGTCAATGTGGTGGACTCTCAGGACGGTTATTTTAAAGATGAAAATGAACTGATCAGCCGTATTGCGCAAAGTGGTGCCCGCATTGTGACAGTCGCTATGGGATCTCCTAAGCAGGAATTGTTTATTGGCAAGTGTCAGCAGCAATTACCTGACGCTTATTATATGGGCGTTGGTGGTACTTATGATGTATTCACAGGCCATGTACAACGAGCTCCGGCTCTGTGGTGTAAGTTACATTTAGAGTGGGCTTACAGGTTGTTATCTCAGCCATCCCGTATTGGTCGTCAGTCTAATTTACTGACGTATGCCTGGTTATATTTAACCAACAAGCTCTGA